The following are encoded in a window of Periplaneta americana isolate PAMFEO1 chromosome 13, P.americana_PAMFEO1_priV1, whole genome shotgun sequence genomic DNA:
- the LOC138711901 gene encoding uncharacterized protein, with product MCGIQSTLQKSVVHVYNELKKEDNEEGIMLTETAITTRIGKLLGLGFTTATNVRNSQKGTPLVTPGKHRLRKHPVTDADDFTKDAIARFIYDKLHKGEVLTAAKGLEHMNDDYETYLFRVSLSLVKKILKEMKFLWSKGDPYTHVPESDVIRF from the exons atgtgtggcattcagagtacgcttcagaaatctgtagttcacgtgtataatgagttgaagaaagaagataatgaagaaggaattatgttaacggagacagcaattacaaccagaataggaaaattattagga cttggctttactacagccacgaatgtgagaaattcacagaaggggaccccacttgtgacaccaggaaaacatagactacgtaaacatccagtgactgatgctgatgattttacgaaagatgcaattgcgagatttatttatgacaagttacataaag gggaagtactaacagcagcaaaaggtctggaacatatgaatgatgattatgaaacatatttatttagagtatccttatcattggtgaaaaaaattttgaaagagatgaaatttctatggagcaaaggggatccttatacacatgtaccagaaagtgatgttattcgtttttaa